Proteins encoded in a region of the Streptomyces sp. NBC_01298 genome:
- a CDS encoding MFS transporter, with protein sequence MTRHRAAGGRHARLPDHGIFRRIYLPRTMDAAAFNLGTYGIPLLVLATTSSAMLTGLAFVLEWIPRIGAFVGAGAAVDRHGAARVFRTATTIRTLVVTTAVLALTFIDDKLITTVSVMALAAVIGVLTEYSYVAAETAGGAASREPGRVEHRVQSVLLSIDQSATLAGPAAGAFLLQYAGQQTLLVTIGALSLLAAVTSPRSRRTQPNPENTTVRQGLRMGWSTLRALPALGWLIAGLTVSNFATGLLQAAAPVIVVQNFGLSTASVGLIWSAAATAALLATTLSRFAIDRFGLWPVGTAGALIASLGGIAVSQADAYTPFLVLVAILMAGEGSMTVVLRTLRSRLIPRDVFGATLSITILIMLLPFPIAGVLVAITPPAALGHVMTGCAALQAIGLATAFWRLRRDPALHDTNRPALEPVAA encoded by the coding sequence ATGACCCGTCACAGAGCCGCTGGTGGCCGCCACGCCCGCCTGCCCGACCACGGCATCTTCCGCCGCATCTACCTGCCGCGGACCATGGACGCCGCCGCGTTCAACCTGGGCACCTACGGGATCCCGCTGCTCGTCCTGGCCACCACGTCCTCGGCCATGCTGACCGGCCTCGCCTTCGTCCTGGAATGGATTCCCCGGATCGGAGCATTCGTCGGTGCAGGCGCAGCCGTCGACCGCCACGGCGCGGCTCGAGTCTTCCGTACGGCGACGACCATCCGGACTCTCGTCGTCACCACGGCGGTCCTGGCCCTGACCTTCATCGACGACAAGCTCATCACCACCGTCTCGGTGATGGCCCTCGCCGCCGTCATCGGCGTCCTCACCGAATACTCCTACGTCGCCGCGGAGACCGCCGGCGGCGCCGCCAGCCGGGAACCAGGCCGAGTCGAGCACCGCGTGCAGTCCGTACTGCTCAGCATCGACCAGTCCGCCACCCTCGCCGGACCCGCCGCCGGCGCCTTCCTCCTCCAGTACGCCGGCCAGCAGACCCTGCTCGTCACCATCGGCGCGCTCTCACTCCTGGCCGCCGTCACCTCTCCCCGTTCCCGCCGGACCCAGCCCAACCCCGAGAACACAACCGTCCGCCAGGGCCTGCGCATGGGCTGGTCGACCCTCAGGGCACTCCCTGCCCTCGGATGGTTGATCGCAGGCCTGACCGTCAGCAACTTCGCCACCGGCCTCCTCCAGGCCGCGGCCCCCGTGATCGTCGTACAGAACTTCGGCCTCAGCACCGCGTCCGTCGGCCTCATCTGGTCCGCCGCCGCGACGGCCGCCCTCCTCGCAACGACCCTGTCCCGGTTCGCCATCGACCGCTTCGGGCTCTGGCCCGTCGGCACAGCGGGAGCCCTGATCGCCTCTCTCGGCGGCATCGCCGTCTCCCAGGCCGACGCCTACACGCCCTTCCTGGTCCTCGTCGCCATCCTGATGGCCGGCGAAGGCTCCATGACCGTGGTCCTGCGCACCCTGCGCTCCCGCCTCATCCCGCGCGACGTCTTCGGCGCCACCCTCAGCATCACCATCCTGATCATGCTGCTGCCCTTCCCGATCGCCGGCGTACTCGTCGCCATCACCCCGCCCGCAGCCCTCGGCCACGTCATGACCGGCTGCGCAGCTCTCCAGGCCATCGGCCTGGCCACCGCGTTCTGGCGCCTGCGCCGCGATCCCGCCCTGCACGACACGAACAGACCAGCACTCGAACCGGTAGCCGCTTGA
- a CDS encoding winged helix-turn-helix transcriptional regulator, with protein sequence MTQPSPETEPLVRAATLLSYRWTTRIITELDDNGPVARRRGSLPATFPDIPVDVLKTAVAGLRRRGLLRRETLSTGERQLRLTQAGAGLADVYDQLGRWARQHDYPGGQSDFVNRVEATLGLLRDPNTVTVLLNPHAPYEASRVARAVDAGLVRQGARVPWILTDTGRELRGPLAELQAWATANTALVQRVRHTRPAPPVAKVQAAIPGVAKGAALPGAAPRRSA encoded by the coding sequence ATGACGCAGCCCAGCCCCGAGACCGAACCCCTCGTGCGCGCGGCGACCCTTCTCAGCTACCGGTGGACCACGAGGATCATCACCGAACTCGACGACAACGGGCCCGTCGCCCGGCGTCGAGGCAGCCTGCCGGCCACGTTCCCCGATATCCCGGTCGACGTCCTGAAGACGGCCGTGGCCGGACTGCGCCGCCGTGGGCTCCTGCGCCGCGAGACCCTCAGCACCGGCGAGCGCCAGCTCAGGCTCACGCAGGCGGGCGCTGGCCTTGCGGACGTGTACGACCAGCTCGGCCGATGGGCGCGCCAACACGACTACCCCGGCGGTCAAAGCGACTTCGTCAACCGAGTCGAAGCCACCCTCGGCCTGCTGCGCGACCCCAACACCGTCACCGTGCTGCTCAACCCCCATGCACCGTACGAAGCCAGCCGGGTCGCCCGAGCTGTCGACGCGGGCTTGGTCCGCCAAGGCGCACGCGTCCCGTGGATCTTGACCGACACCGGACGCGAACTGCGAGGACCGCTGGCCGAACTGCAGGCCTGGGCCACCGCGAACACCGCACTCGTCCAGCGCGTGCGTCACACACGGCCTGCCCCGCCTGTGGCCAAGGTGCAGGCCGCTATCCCCGGCGTAGCGAAGGGAGCAGCCCTGCCCGGAGCGGCCCCCCGGCGCTCCGCCTAG
- a CDS encoding winged helix-turn-helix transcriptional regulator, with product MATPGLPRPIAKDLSRVTEALDMLSPRWSVWTLMTLGEQPLRYTDIKTRLPMLFDAQLSGRLTTLTADGLVDRHEESARHVTYQLSGRGRSLGTVIAALATYGDTHLDKIKKPNRITGELEPERIPAAQNAEDTLKLITPKYATSLLWALRSQPSASGRELADVVLDHATTTAPIYQPLRQLVEDGLVDRLGHSSYRLSRQGEALTNTFQALSTWAAGRAKATPHPLWVPASAPSHPAMWAANSSPSQRPASTVATPESTVQQRLGLFSHGIPDRPRSGSSMGGRVR from the coding sequence GTGGCTACCCCCGGCCTGCCCCGCCCCATCGCGAAAGACCTCTCCCGCGTCACCGAGGCCCTCGACATGCTCAGCCCCCGCTGGAGCGTGTGGACCCTGATGACCCTCGGGGAACAGCCCCTGCGCTACACCGACATCAAGACGCGGCTGCCGATGCTCTTCGACGCCCAGCTCTCCGGCCGGCTGACCACGCTCACCGCTGACGGGCTCGTCGACCGGCACGAGGAGTCGGCCCGCCACGTCACCTACCAGCTTTCCGGACGCGGACGCAGTCTGGGAACGGTCATCGCCGCCCTCGCCACCTACGGGGACACCCACCTCGACAAGATCAAGAAGCCCAACCGCATCACAGGTGAACTGGAGCCCGAGCGGATACCCGCGGCCCAGAACGCCGAGGACACCCTCAAGCTGATCACGCCGAAGTACGCCACCTCCCTGCTGTGGGCCCTGCGCTCCCAGCCGAGCGCCTCGGGCCGCGAGCTCGCCGACGTCGTCCTCGACCACGCCACCACGACAGCTCCGATCTACCAGCCGCTGCGCCAGCTCGTCGAGGACGGCCTCGTCGACCGGCTCGGCCACAGCAGCTACCGGCTCTCCCGCCAGGGCGAAGCCCTCACCAACACCTTCCAGGCCCTGTCCACCTGGGCCGCCGGCCGCGCCAAGGCCACCCCGCACCCGCTGTGGGTACCCGCCTCCGCTCCCAGCCACCCGGCCATGTGGGCCGCGAACAGCTCGCCCTCCCAGCGGCCCGCATCGACGGTGGCCACGCCGGAGAGCACGGTGCAGCAGCGCCTCGGCCTGTTCTCCCACGGGATCCCCGACCGGCCCCGATCCGGGTCCTCCATGGGAGGGCGCGTCCGATGA
- a CDS encoding GNAT family N-acetyltransferase, with product MLAEERRALSTQHAEPLQIRRTGVDDWPLIEAFHRACSEKSLHSRWGHTQVRQRDWERLSALSECWVATEAGAVVGLVSAGPVLSEPGTVDLGLQVADPHHRRGIGTRLIQTAADRARAAGALTLHVYVERSNRPMLALLRQLGPTAEHPVGAHLEVRLRLSLLAVPAAPRPV from the coding sequence GTGCTCGCGGAGGAGCGGCGCGCACTGAGCACCCAGCACGCCGAACCGCTCCAGATCCGCCGGACCGGGGTAGACGACTGGCCACTGATCGAAGCGTTCCACCGCGCGTGCAGTGAGAAGTCCCTGCACAGCCGCTGGGGTCACACCCAGGTTCGGCAGCGCGACTGGGAGCGGTTGTCGGCGCTCTCGGAATGCTGGGTGGCAACCGAGGCCGGCGCAGTTGTCGGGCTCGTATCCGCCGGGCCAGTCCTGAGCGAACCCGGCACCGTTGACCTGGGTCTTCAGGTCGCCGACCCGCACCACCGCCGCGGCATCGGGACCCGCCTGATCCAGACCGCCGCCGACCGTGCACGGGCAGCAGGAGCCCTCACGCTGCACGTGTACGTCGAGCGGTCCAACCGGCCGATGCTGGCGCTCCTGCGGCAGCTCGGTCCTACCGCGGAGCACCCCGTCGGCGCCCACCTCGAAGTACGGCTTCGGCTCTCACTCCTTGCTGTGCCGGCCGCACCCCGCCCCGTCTGA
- a CDS encoding DUF4913 domain-containing protein, translating to MSESNDPDQGRLEPIRLPDAELDNLEASVRRLMDQSVEQARLLDTLSAEPLPGMSPFAGMPMPGSRSMPEPPPEPRFILALDGEEYEAELDALTDWVQDVLLDVYGAEVTTSTPWCQQWQEHLDVVGWLHALWMAYQQHMEPEAGLSGPAVWHRDFLTHTMAAVRAPGGPLSACMTDPSRPSHRLLPGPKAPVPTEAS from the coding sequence ATGTCTGAATCCAACGATCCCGACCAGGGACGGTTGGAGCCGATCAGGCTGCCAGACGCAGAGCTGGACAACCTAGAAGCCTCTGTTCGTCGGCTGATGGACCAGTCGGTCGAGCAGGCCCGTCTCCTGGACACGCTCTCCGCCGAACCACTGCCGGGGATGTCCCCGTTCGCCGGCATGCCGATGCCGGGCTCGCGCTCGATGCCGGAACCGCCCCCCGAGCCGCGCTTCATCCTCGCCCTCGACGGCGAGGAGTACGAGGCCGAGCTCGACGCCCTCACCGACTGGGTCCAGGACGTCCTCCTCGACGTCTACGGCGCCGAGGTCACCACCTCGACGCCCTGGTGCCAGCAGTGGCAGGAACACCTCGACGTCGTGGGCTGGCTCCACGCCCTGTGGATGGCCTACCAGCAGCACATGGAACCCGAAGCGGGCCTGTCAGGTCCGGCCGTGTGGCACCGCGACTTCCTCACCCACACCATGGCTGCGGTGCGTGCCCCAGGCGGCCCGCTCTCCGCTTGCATGACCGATCCGAGCCGGCCCTCCCACCGGCTGCTGCCCGGACCGAAGGCGCCCGTGCCGACCGAGGCATCGTGA
- a CDS encoding DNA-methyltransferase, with protein MPFSLHQGDALSVLATLPDACVDSVITDPPYNSGGRTAKERTSRTARQKYTSNDAKHALPDFTGENMDQRSYSFWLTQIMTEAHRLTKPGGTALLFTDWRQLPTTTDALQAAGWLWRGILGWHKPQARPQKGRFTQNLEFVIWGSKGAMDGSQNEVYLPGLYSASQPSGKERQHITQKPVSVMRELVKICPEKGTVLDFCAGSGSTGVAALLEGRSFIGVEKTAEYSRIAADRLTETLNQTLTREDFILAA; from the coding sequence TTGCCCTTTTCCCTTCACCAGGGCGATGCGCTCAGCGTGCTCGCCACCCTGCCCGACGCCTGCGTCGACTCCGTCATCACCGACCCGCCGTACAACAGCGGCGGCCGGACGGCGAAGGAGAGGACCTCCCGTACGGCGCGGCAGAAGTACACCTCCAACGACGCCAAGCACGCTCTGCCGGACTTCACCGGCGAGAACATGGACCAGAGGTCCTATTCGTTCTGGCTGACGCAGATCATGACCGAGGCCCACCGCCTGACGAAGCCGGGCGGCACCGCGCTCCTGTTCACCGACTGGCGGCAGCTGCCGACCACGACCGACGCCCTGCAGGCCGCCGGCTGGCTGTGGCGCGGCATCCTGGGCTGGCACAAGCCGCAGGCCAGGCCCCAGAAGGGCCGCTTCACCCAGAACCTGGAATTCGTCATCTGGGGAAGCAAGGGCGCCATGGACGGCTCCCAGAACGAGGTCTACCTGCCTGGTCTCTACAGTGCCTCGCAGCCCTCGGGTAAGGAGCGTCAGCACATCACGCAGAAGCCGGTCTCGGTCATGCGCGAGCTCGTGAAGATCTGCCCCGAGAAGGGCACTGTCCTCGACTTCTGCGCCGGCAGCGGTTCCACCGGAGTCGCCGCTCTGCTGGAGGGCCGCAGCTTTATCGGCGTGGAGAAGACCGCCGAGTACAGCCGGATCGCGGCCGACCGGCTTACCGAAACCCTCAACCAGACCCTCACCCGCGAGGACTTCATCCTCGCCGCATGA
- a CDS encoding C40 family peptidase: MKALAAVIGLVCLSPLLLAATAAVAAAGSAGRSTTCNTGSGTDAAAVAKAVEAILGSNGSSSQDVRVEGLELPAEQIPHAKTIVATGISLHVPERGQVVALATAIQESRLRNLDYGDRDSLGLFQQRPSQGWGTPEQIRDPVNASTKFYNALLKVPGWESLTITQAAQKVQLSGFPNAYAQWEPLARALQQAIVKVLPGGGTPAPGGQPPAGAGCNGGGDFGQIPEGTVPEGYEIPKDAPAKVQTAIRWSMGQLGTMYQWGGTCLASHGPDPMGRCDCSSLTQQSYNAAGITLTRTTYTQVNEGSSVPVSGIKPGDLLFTRPGPNGPEHVAMAIGSAKGTVLAIEAPRTGKPVRIVTQASLGDIIAVRRMVPAP; encoded by the coding sequence TTGAAGGCGCTGGCCGCCGTAATAGGCCTCGTCTGTCTCTCCCCGCTCCTCCTCGCAGCCACCGCAGCCGTAGCGGCGGCGGGCTCCGCCGGGCGCTCGACCACGTGCAACACAGGGTCGGGTACCGACGCGGCGGCCGTGGCCAAGGCCGTCGAGGCGATCCTCGGCAGCAACGGCTCTTCCAGCCAGGACGTACGCGTCGAAGGCCTGGAGCTTCCCGCCGAACAGATCCCCCACGCGAAGACGATCGTGGCGACCGGCATCTCCCTGCACGTCCCCGAGCGCGGCCAGGTCGTGGCGCTGGCCACCGCCATCCAGGAATCCCGCCTGCGGAATCTGGACTATGGCGACCGCGACAGCCTGGGCCTGTTCCAGCAGCGCCCCAGCCAGGGGTGGGGAACGCCCGAGCAGATCCGCGACCCCGTCAACGCGAGCACCAAGTTCTACAACGCGCTGCTCAAGGTGCCTGGTTGGGAGAGCCTGACCATCACCCAGGCCGCACAGAAGGTGCAGCTCAGCGGATTCCCCAACGCGTACGCCCAGTGGGAGCCGCTCGCCCGGGCCCTGCAGCAAGCCATCGTGAAAGTTCTGCCCGGCGGCGGAACCCCCGCCCCGGGGGGACAGCCCCCAGCTGGAGCCGGATGCAATGGCGGCGGAGACTTCGGGCAGATCCCCGAGGGCACGGTGCCCGAAGGGTACGAGATCCCCAAGGACGCGCCGGCCAAGGTCCAGACCGCGATCCGCTGGTCGATGGGTCAGCTCGGAACCATGTACCAGTGGGGCGGCACCTGCCTCGCCTCCCACGGCCCGGACCCGATGGGCCGGTGCGACTGCTCCAGCCTGACCCAGCAGTCCTACAACGCGGCCGGCATCACCCTCACCCGCACCACGTACACCCAGGTCAACGAAGGTTCCAGCGTGCCGGTTTCCGGCATCAAGCCGGGCGACCTGCTGTTCACCCGCCCCGGTCCGAACGGTCCCGAGCACGTGGCCATGGCCATCGGCTCCGCGAAGGGCACGGTCCTCGCGATCGAGGCCCCGCGGACAGGGAAGCCGGTCCGGATCGTCACCCAGGCCAGTCTCGGCGACATCATCGCCGTCCGGCGGATGGTCCCCGCTCCCTGA
- a CDS encoding DUF6112 family protein, whose protein sequence is MPSTDRIIYLAYDPGVAPKEGGLPGLSVLKDVVSSINLYGIIAVVGALSVSLAVWAWGHFTGGHNSEANGKKGALVSAGAALGLGAANGAVAFFSTLGTQVK, encoded by the coding sequence ATGCCTTCGACCGACCGCATCATCTACCTCGCGTACGACCCGGGCGTCGCCCCCAAGGAAGGCGGCCTGCCGGGCCTGTCGGTCCTCAAGGACGTCGTCTCCTCCATCAACCTCTACGGCATCATCGCCGTCGTCGGCGCTCTCTCGGTCAGCCTCGCCGTCTGGGCCTGGGGCCACTTCACCGGCGGCCACAACAGCGAGGCCAACGGGAAGAAGGGCGCGCTGGTCAGCGCAGGCGCGGCCCTCGGCCTCGGTGCCGCCAACGGCGCCGTCGCCTTCTTCTCCACGCTCGGCACCCAGGTCAAGTAG
- a CDS encoding SCO6881 family protein, with the protein MGFCDLPMANKLCSAADLIDFANDPGKAITEGIGNWIAKSVGELAMASADLAVDGITATTKIDLNATWFRDNYETLLPIGLVMLVATMCAQLVRAAIKRDGQALTQAFTGTFVGVLFSFSAIALTTVAIEVVDALSDGLFAAAGTSMEEAVRRSIKASVIGGVAGLGWMVPAFVGIGTAIGAFMFWCVMLMRKVGILVMVTLAVFAGAGGGWEVARRWRRGWIEATATLVVSKLLMTVIFILGISALGDTEGKDGTQALADVMAGIVIMCLVLLAPYATFKFVHWAAEGTDGESIHRAGGAGAQVARQHTEQAARKVATMAATGGAGGAAAGSAAPQGPDSLASGGFPGDVASQSSGGGGQKQGSQEGGGMSPAMGALTKAVQPPPTSPQQDTSGQPGGPSGQPSGDGSPSSPDSGGAQWSSRGTGSPPPQGASPSADAGQATGPAAPTPPPAGN; encoded by the coding sequence ATGGGGTTCTGTGACCTGCCCATGGCGAACAAGCTGTGTTCCGCTGCCGACCTGATCGACTTCGCCAACGACCCCGGCAAGGCGATCACCGAAGGCATCGGGAACTGGATCGCGAAATCGGTCGGGGAACTGGCGATGGCCTCAGCTGACCTCGCCGTCGATGGCATCACCGCCACCACCAAGATCGACCTCAACGCCACATGGTTCAGGGACAACTACGAAACGCTGCTGCCCATCGGTCTGGTCATGCTCGTGGCGACCATGTGCGCTCAGCTGGTGCGTGCCGCGATCAAGCGGGACGGCCAGGCCCTGACCCAGGCGTTCACCGGCACCTTCGTGGGCGTGCTCTTCTCGTTCAGCGCCATCGCCCTGACCACGGTCGCGATCGAAGTCGTCGACGCCCTCTCGGACGGGCTCTTCGCGGCGGCCGGTACCTCCATGGAGGAGGCCGTCCGGCGCAGCATCAAGGCCTCCGTCATCGGTGGCGTGGCCGGGCTCGGCTGGATGGTGCCCGCGTTCGTCGGGATCGGCACCGCCATCGGCGCATTCATGTTCTGGTGCGTGATGCTGATGCGCAAGGTCGGCATCCTGGTCATGGTCACGCTGGCGGTCTTCGCCGGTGCCGGCGGCGGCTGGGAAGTCGCACGCCGTTGGCGGCGCGGCTGGATCGAGGCCACCGCAACCCTCGTCGTCTCCAAGCTCCTGATGACCGTCATCTTCATCCTCGGCATCTCCGCCCTCGGCGACACCGAGGGCAAGGACGGCACCCAGGCCCTGGCCGACGTCATGGCCGGCATCGTCATCATGTGCCTGGTCCTCCTCGCCCCGTACGCGACGTTCAAGTTCGTGCACTGGGCCGCCGAAGGCACCGACGGCGAATCGATTCACCGCGCCGGTGGAGCCGGTGCACAGGTTGCCCGTCAGCACACGGAGCAGGCGGCCCGCAAGGTCGCGACCATGGCCGCGACAGGCGGTGCCGGTGGAGCAGCGGCAGGATCAGCCGCTCCGCAGGGTCCCGACTCGCTCGCCAGCGGCGGGTTCCCCGGCGATGTCGCCTCCCAGTCCAGTGGTGGCGGCGGGCAGAAGCAGGGATCCCAGGAGGGCGGCGGCATGTCGCCCGCGATGGGCGCGCTGACCAAGGCGGTGCAGCCTCCGCCGACGAGCCCGCAGCAGGACACCAGCGGACAGCCCGGCGGCCCCTCCGGCCAACCGTCCGGCGACGGTTCCCCCAGCAGCCCGGACTCGGGCGGCGCGCAGTGGTCGAGCCGCGGCACCGGTTCCCCGCCGCCGCAGGGAGCCTCCCCGTCGGCCGACGCAGGCCAGGCAACCGGACCGGCGGCCCCGACGCCGCCTCCCGCCGGCAACTGA
- a CDS encoding SCO6880 family protein encodes MTVKFPIRSRRGILLGLTLPQLVLVSITLALLLATVVTSGLLGALTLTPLWAAIATLTFVRREGRSLIDWAPIIVRYAQRRRTGQTMWLARAVSRPRVDGLLHLPGTTASLRVVTPDGSQAAAVHDPQQQTLTAVARVSSRAFALLDPGTQNANVANWGRALASIARTGHVATVQVLERTVPDSGDGLARHWAQHGNTQTPVAGQVYSELLASAGPAAAPHEAYIAISLDLKAAKRLISQAGGGLAGAFTVMATTTSSVSQAARSSDLTVTGWLTAREISAVIRTAYDPKAMSALQQWSPNGRAEADPAAAGPVVQIEESDRLATDSARHATYWVESWPRTETGAGFLHGLLFSAGVRRSFSLIYAPKALTAALRDVQRRKATIIADVAERRRKGMVDSEEDNVEYTDVKTRERQLIAGHADVALTGLITVSAETDALLDAACAQIETAAVTAQVDLRRLLFQQPDAFALAALPLARAAL; translated from the coding sequence ATGACGGTGAAGTTCCCCATCCGCTCCCGTCGCGGCATCCTCCTCGGCCTCACCCTCCCCCAACTGGTCCTCGTCTCGATCACCCTCGCGCTGCTCCTCGCGACCGTCGTGACCTCCGGCCTGCTCGGCGCCCTCACCCTGACCCCGCTCTGGGCGGCCATCGCCACCCTCACCTTCGTACGCCGCGAAGGCCGGTCCCTGATCGACTGGGCGCCGATCATCGTCCGCTACGCACAGCGCCGCCGGACCGGGCAGACCATGTGGCTGGCCCGCGCGGTCTCCCGGCCCCGGGTCGACGGACTGCTCCACCTCCCCGGCACCACCGCGTCGCTGCGCGTCGTCACACCGGACGGCTCCCAGGCCGCCGCCGTCCACGACCCCCAGCAGCAGACCCTGACCGCGGTCGCCCGCGTCAGCTCCAGGGCGTTCGCACTCCTCGACCCGGGCACCCAGAACGCGAACGTCGCCAACTGGGGCCGGGCACTGGCGAGCATCGCCCGCACCGGGCACGTCGCCACCGTCCAGGTCCTGGAGCGCACAGTGCCCGACTCCGGAGACGGGCTGGCCCGTCACTGGGCCCAGCACGGCAACACCCAGACCCCCGTCGCCGGCCAGGTGTATTCGGAACTGCTGGCCTCCGCCGGACCGGCCGCCGCCCCGCACGAGGCGTACATCGCGATCTCCCTGGACCTCAAGGCCGCCAAGCGCCTCATCTCCCAGGCCGGCGGCGGACTCGCCGGAGCCTTCACCGTCATGGCCACGACCACCAGCTCGGTCTCCCAGGCCGCCCGCTCCTCCGACCTGACCGTCACCGGCTGGCTGACCGCCCGCGAAATCTCCGCCGTGATCCGCACCGCGTACGACCCCAAGGCCATGTCCGCGCTGCAGCAGTGGTCTCCCAACGGCCGCGCCGAGGCGGACCCGGCCGCCGCCGGACCCGTGGTCCAGATCGAGGAGAGCGACCGGCTCGCCACCGACTCCGCACGCCACGCCACCTACTGGGTGGAGTCCTGGCCGCGGACCGAGACGGGCGCCGGCTTCCTCCACGGCCTCCTCTTCAGCGCCGGTGTCCGGCGCAGCTTCTCCCTCATATACGCGCCGAAGGCCCTGACGGCCGCCCTGCGCGATGTCCAGCGCCGGAAGGCGACGATCATCGCCGACGTCGCCGAGCGACGGCGCAAGGGCATGGTCGACAGCGAAGAGGACAACGTCGAGTACACCGACGTCAAAACCCGTGAGCGCCAGCTGATCGCCGGCCACGCCGACGTCGCCCTCACCGGCCTGATCACCGTCAGCGCCGAGACCGACGCCCTCCTCGACGCGGCCTGCGCACAGATCGAGACCGCCGCTGTGACCGCCCAAGTCGACCTGCGCCGACTCCTGTTCCAGCAGCCCGACGCCTTCGCCCTCGCCGCGCTGCCCCTGGCCCGCGCCGCCCTCTAG
- a CDS encoding DUF6238 family protein produces the protein MTPPTPLPDSHPYLRAATAGIRHHTRSLNPGAPTPTDRVHLDTVHAHLTALHHLLDQLTDTTRTTWPTAGRHLAGAHTRLWQAAAEVHDAFHTLPATTTTAPGAAEECDPNRLPEGPPVLTICQRHLTAGHAIRRKTTPADLRGHVTHCGR, from the coding sequence GTGACACCCCCCACCCCGCTCCCCGACTCACACCCCTACCTGCGCGCTGCCACCGCTGGCATCCGCCACCACACCCGCAGCCTCAACCCCGGTGCACCGACGCCCACCGACCGGGTCCATCTCGACACCGTGCACGCCCACCTAACCGCGCTCCACCACCTCCTCGACCAGCTCACCGACACCACCCGCACCACCTGGCCGACCGCCGGCCGTCACCTCGCCGGCGCCCACACCCGCCTGTGGCAGGCCGCAGCCGAAGTCCACGACGCCTTCCACACCCTCCCGGCAACAACCACCACAGCACCCGGAGCTGCTGAGGAGTGCGATCCGAACCGGCTTCCCGAAGGCCCACCCGTGCTGACCATCTGCCAGCGCCACCTCACCGCCGGCCACGCCATCCGGCGCAAGACCACCCCCGCCGACCTGCGCGGCCACGTCACCCACTGCGGGCGATGA